Proteins from a genomic interval of Papaver somniferum cultivar HN1 chromosome 4, ASM357369v1, whole genome shotgun sequence:
- the LOC113275597 gene encoding 3-ketoacyl-CoA synthase 6-like: protein MPPTLPPDYSNSVKLKYVKRGYQCLVNNFLTFLLIPAMAAIVLQVVQLGPDELLSLWNSVELDLVQVICSSFLIIIISTVYFMMKPRTIYLVEYALYKPPVTCRVPFSTFMEHSRLNNMNDPKSVEFQMRILERSGLGEETCLPPANHYIPPVPTMEASRAEAELVIFSSVDALLKKTGIKPKDIDILIVNCSMFSPTPSMSAMVVNKYKMRSNIRSFNLSGMGCSAGLISIDLARDLLQVHPNSYALVISTETITPSYYSGKQRSMLLPNCLFRMGGAAILLSNRRRDRYRAKYNLVHVVRTHKGADDKAFKCVYEEEDPEGIRGVSLSKDLMAIAGDALKSNITTIGPLVLPASEQLLFLFTLIGRKVFNPKWKPYIPDFKQAFEHFCIHAGGRAVIDELQKNLQLSAEHVEASRMTLHRFGNTSSSSLWYELSYIEAKGRMRKGDRVWQIAFGSGFKCNSAVWKCNRTIKTPVEGSPWLDCVHRYPVHIPEIVKL from the coding sequence ATGCCACCAACATTACCACCAGATTACTCAAACTCAGTGAAGCTGAAATATGTGAAAAGAGGGTACCAATGTCTAGTAAACAATTTCTTAACATTTCTACTCATACCAGCCATGGCAGCAATCGTATTACAAGTAGTACAATTAGGTCCTGATGAATTATTAAGCCTATGGAACTCAGTAGAGCTAGATCTTGTTCAAGTTATATGTTCTTCATTTCTTATTATCATCATTTCCACTGTTTACTTCATGATGAAACCTAGAACCATTTACTTAGTCGAGTATGCTCTTTACAAACCACCAGTTACATGTAGAGTTCCTTTCTCTACTTTCATGGAACATTCAAGACTCAATAATATGAATGATCCTAAAAGTGTTGAGTTTCAAATGAGAATTCTTGAAAGATCGGGCTTAGGGGAAGAAACTTGTTTGCCACCAGCTAATCATTATATTCCTCCTGTACCAACAATGGAAGCTTCAAGAGCTGAAGCTGAATTAGTTATATTTTCTTCGGTTGATGCGCTTCTGAAAAAAACTGGGATTAAACCCAAAGATATTGATATATTGATTGTCAACTGTAGTATGTTCTCGCCAACACCATCCATGTCGGCAATGGTGGTGAACAAATACAAGATGAGAAGTAATATCAGAAGTTTTAATCTATCTGGTATGGGTTGCAGTGCTGGTTTAATATCGATCGATTTAGCTCGTGATCTTCTTCAAGTTCATCCCAATTCATATGCACTGGTTATAAGTACTGAGACCATAACTCCTAGCTATTACAGTGGGAAACAAAGGTCCATGCTTTTGCCAAATTGTTTATTTAGAATGGGTGGTGCAGCTATACTTTTATCCAACAGACGGAGAGACAGATACCGTGCAAAGTATAACTTAGTTCATGTGGTTCGAACTCATAAAGGAGCTGATGATAAAGCTTTTAAATGTGTTTACGAAGAAGAAGATCCAGAGGGAATAAGAGGTGTTTCGCTTTCTAAAGATTTGATGGCTATTGCTGGTGACGCTCTTAAATCGAATATTACAACGATTGGACCTCTTGTTCTCCCGGCATCAGAACAACTACTTTTTCTGTTTACTCTTATCGGCCGAAAAGTCTTTAATCCCAAGTGGAAACCATATATACCCGATTTTAAACAAGCGTTCGAGCATTTCTGTATACATGCAGGTGGACGGGCAGTTATCGATGAACTACAAAAGAATCTCCAGCTTTCAGCCGAACACGTTGAAGCATCAAGGATGACACTCCATCGTTTTGGCAacacatcatcttcttctttgtggTATGAACTGAGTTATATTGAAGCTAAAGGAAGGATGAGAAAAGGTGACAGGGTGTGGCAAATTGCATTTGGTAGCGGATTTAAGTGTAACAGTGCAGTATGGAAGTGTAACAGGACAATCAAAACACCTGTTGAAGGTAGTCCATGGTTGGATTGTGTTCACAGGTATCCTGTTCATATCCCTGAAATTGTCAAGCTCTAG